Proteins encoded within one genomic window of Deltaproteobacteria bacterium:
- the rplP gene encoding 50S ribosomal protein L16, translating into MLAPKKVKHRKQMRGRLYGDAHRGSSLAFGDFGLKTLERGWISAREIEAARVALTRHVKRGGRVWVRIFPDKPITKKPAETRMGKGKGPPEGWVAPVKPGRMLFEMEGIPRDVAQEALRLASHKLSVSTQFCERRGATYAS; encoded by the coding sequence ATGCTAGCGCCGAAGAAAGTTAAGCATAGGAAACAAATGCGAGGGCGACTCTATGGAGATGCCCATCGTGGTAGTTCCCTTGCGTTTGGTGATTTTGGTCTCAAGACGCTTGAACGAGGTTGGATTAGTGCGCGAGAGATTGAAGCGGCACGCGTTGCGTTAACGCGTCACGTGAAACGTGGTGGCCGTGTATGGGTGCGCATCTTTCCAGACAAACCGATAACGAAGAAACCGGCAGAAACGCGAATGGGAAAAGGAAAGGGGCCACCGGAAGGATGGGTCGCTCCAGTGAAGCCAGGGCGCATGCTTTTCGAGATGGAAGGAATTCCACGAGATGTTGCGCAAGAAGCGTTGCGTTTGGCTTCGCATAAACTCTCCGTCAGTACCCAATTTTGTGAACGCCGCGGAGCAACCTATGCGAGCTAA
- the rpsJ gene encoding 30S ribosomal protein S10 has translation MNEKIRIRLKAYDHRVLDTSVKEIAETVRRTGGRVAGPIPLPTRTERFTVNRSPHVDKKSREQFEIRTHKRLLDILDPTQQTIDALGKLELAAGVDVEIKLQ, from the coding sequence ATGAACGAAAAAATTCGTATCCGTCTCAAGGCATACGATCACAGAGTGTTAGACACTTCAGTGAAAGAGATTGCTGAGACGGTAAGGCGTACCGGTGGACGGGTGGCGGGGCCAATTCCCTTGCCGACACGGACTGAGCGATTCACTGTGAACCGTTCTCCGCACGTGGATAAAAAATCTCGCGAACAGTTCGAGATTCGCACCCACAAACGATTACTTGACATTCTTGATCCAACACAGCAGACCATTGATGCTTTGGGAAAGCTTGAATTAGCTGCTGGCGTTGACGTTGAAATCAAGCTTCAGTAA
- the rpsG gene encoding 30S ribosomal protein S7, translated as MPRKGPAPRRDIIPDPKYRDVIVAKFVNMMMDGGKKGTAERILYGALNILGKRINDDSLETFRKALDNVKPIVEVRSRRVGGATYQVPVEVRTNRRNSLAMRWLVQSARSRPEKNMQEKLAGELFEASQNRGGAVKKREDTHRMAEANKAFAHYRW; from the coding sequence ATGCCGCGTAAAGGGCCTGCCCCACGTAGAGATATTATTCCCGACCCCAAGTATCGGGATGTGATTGTGGCAAAATTCGTCAACATGATGATGGACGGTGGGAAGAAGGGTACAGCGGAGCGAATTCTGTACGGAGCGCTTAACATACTCGGGAAGCGAATCAACGACGATTCTCTAGAAACCTTCCGTAAAGCGCTCGATAACGTGAAACCCATTGTCGAAGTCCGGTCGCGGAGGGTCGGTGGAGCTACCTACCAAGTGCCAGTAGAGGTGCGGACCAATCGGAGAAATTCTCTTGCTATGCGCTGGCTGGTGCAGTCTGCTCGTTCACGACCGGAGAAAAACATGCAGGAGAAACTTGCAGGCGAACTCTTTGAAGCGTCGCAAAATCGTGGGGGAGCAGTAAAGAAGCGTGAAGATACGCATCGTATGGCAGAAGCCAACAAGGCATTTGCACACTACCGTTGGTAA
- a CDS encoding 50S ribosomal protein L29 encodes MRAKEIRDLTENEAEQKEKDTAEELFRLRFRRKTGQLENPMHVRNLRRDLARIKTIRQERSRRAAGE; translated from the coding sequence ATGCGAGCTAAAGAAATCCGCGATTTAACTGAGAATGAAGCAGAACAAAAAGAGAAAGACACGGCAGAAGAGCTCTTCCGGTTACGCTTTCGTCGCAAAACCGGGCAACTAGAGAATCCAATGCACGTGCGTAACCTCCGGCGTGATCTCGCACGGATCAAGACGATCCGACAAGAACGCAGTCGTCGGGCTGCAGGAGAATAG
- the rplB gene encoding 50S ribosomal protein L2 — protein MAVRQYKPTSAARRFQSVVDFSDLSKKAPERSLLAPRHESGGRNNRGRVTTRFRGGGHKRRYRIIDFRREKDGILAKVAAIEYDPNRSAHLALLHYVDGEKRYILSPVGLSVGDAVMSGQEADIKPGNALPLSNIPLGTMIHNVELKLGKGGQLVRSAGAAAQLMAKEGDYAAVKLPSGEVRRVHIKCKATIGQVGNLDHENISIGKAGRSRWLGRRPHVRGVAMNPVDHPMGGGEGRGKGNHPQSPWGVLAKGYKTRKNPRTDKYIMQKRKKK, from the coding sequence ATGGCCGTAAGACAATACAAACCAACGTCTGCAGCGCGGCGTTTCCAGAGTGTCGTTGACTTTAGTGACCTGAGCAAAAAAGCGCCGGAACGCTCTCTCCTTGCCCCGCGCCACGAAAGCGGTGGCCGCAATAACCGTGGCCGTGTCACTACTCGTTTCCGTGGTGGAGGACACAAACGCCGCTATCGGATTATCGACTTTCGCCGAGAAAAGGATGGGATTCTCGCCAAAGTCGCTGCTATTGAATACGACCCGAATCGGTCGGCCCACCTTGCGCTACTTCACTACGTTGATGGTGAGAAACGTTACATTCTCTCCCCGGTTGGACTCTCGGTTGGTGATGCGGTGATGTCAGGTCAAGAGGCTGACATTAAGCCAGGGAACGCTCTACCCCTCAGTAATATCCCACTCGGCACGATGATTCACAACGTGGAACTGAAGCTGGGGAAGGGAGGGCAACTGGTTCGCAGTGCTGGTGCGGCTGCGCAATTGATGGCGAAGGAAGGCGACTATGCTGCTGTGAAACTTCCTTCTGGAGAAGTCCGTCGAGTTCACATCAAGTGTAAAGCCACAATTGGTCAGGTGGGCAATCTCGACCATGAGAATATCTCCATCGGGAAAGCTGGTCGTTCGCGCTGGCTCGGTCGTCGCCCGCACGTACGTGGTGTAGCAATGAACCCGGTCGATCACCCTATGGGTGGCGGCGAAGGACGTGGAAAAGGAAATCATCCACAGAGTCCGTGGGGAGTCCTAGCAAAGGGATATAAAACAAGAAAAAATCCGCGGACTGATAAATACATCATGCAGAAAAGAAAGAAGAAGTAG
- a CDS encoding 50S ribosomal protein L24, which yields MLARIKKNDTVMVIAGKEHGKIGKVLRVIPEENRAVVERMNVVKRHAKPRGPQSPGGIIEKEAPIHLSNLMPMCERCNAPVRVGTRILQDGNKGRFCRRCNELLDK from the coding sequence ATGTTAGCGCGAATAAAAAAGAACGATACGGTGATGGTAATTGCCGGCAAGGAACACGGAAAGATCGGCAAGGTCTTACGTGTGATCCCCGAAGAAAACCGTGCGGTGGTTGAGCGTATGAATGTCGTGAAACGACATGCGAAACCGCGCGGCCCGCAAAGTCCAGGTGGAATCATAGAGAAGGAAGCTCCCATTCATCTCTCGAATCTGATGCCGATGTGCGAACGTTGTAATGCACCGGTCCGTGTTGGGACACGTATACTCCAAGATGGCAATAAGGGGAGATTCTGCCGCAGGTGTAACGAATTGTTGGATAAATAA
- the tuf gene encoding elongation factor Tu codes for MGKARFERTKPHVNVGTIGHIDHGKTTLTAAITKVLADKKMANFVPFDQIDKAPEERERGITINTAHVEYETEKRHYAHVDCPGHADYIKNMITGAAQMDGAILVVAASEGPMPQTREHILLARQVGVPAIVVFMNKVDMVDDGELLDLVELEMRELLSKYEFPGDDTPIIRGSALKALEGDKGELGEPSIMQLMGAVDSFIPEPKRDVDRAFLMSVEDVFTISGRGTVATGRIERGKVKVGEEVEIVGIKATVKTTVTGVEMFRKVLDEGVAGDNVGCLLRGVKREDIERGQVLAQPGSITPHTKYEAEVYVLTKEEGGRHTPFFNGYRPQFYFRTTDVTGSVALPEGVEMVMPGDNTRMVVELLTPIAMDEGLRFAVREGGRTVGAGVVTKILQ; via the coding sequence ATGGGTAAGGCGCGGTTTGAGCGGACGAAGCCGCATGTGAATGTGGGGACGATAGGGCATATTGATCATGGGAAGACGACGTTGACGGCGGCGATAACGAAGGTGTTAGCGGACAAGAAGATGGCGAATTTCGTGCCGTTTGATCAGATCGACAAGGCGCCGGAGGAGCGGGAGCGGGGGATCACGATCAATACGGCGCATGTGGAGTATGAGACGGAGAAGCGGCATTATGCGCATGTGGATTGTCCGGGGCATGCGGATTATATCAAGAACATGATCACGGGGGCGGCGCAGATGGACGGGGCGATCCTGGTGGTGGCGGCGAGTGAGGGGCCGATGCCGCAGACGCGGGAGCATATTCTCTTAGCCCGTCAGGTGGGAGTGCCGGCGATTGTGGTGTTCATGAACAAGGTGGACATGGTGGATGATGGGGAGCTGTTGGATCTGGTTGAGTTAGAGATGCGGGAGTTGCTCTCGAAGTATGAGTTTCCAGGGGATGACACGCCGATCATCAGAGGGAGTGCGTTGAAGGCTCTTGAAGGGGACAAGGGGGAGTTGGGGGAGCCGTCGATTATGCAACTCATGGGAGCAGTAGACTCGTTCATTCCGGAGCCGAAGCGGGATGTGGACCGAGCGTTTTTGATGTCGGTGGAGGATGTGTTTACGATTTCTGGACGTGGGACGGTGGCGACGGGGCGAATAGAGCGGGGGAAGGTGAAGGTGGGGGAGGAAGTGGAGATAGTGGGGATCAAGGCGACGGTGAAGACCACGGTCACGGGCGTGGAGATGTTTCGCAAAGTGTTAGATGAGGGGGTGGCGGGGGATAATGTGGGGTGTCTCTTGCGCGGGGTGAAGCGGGAGGACATAGAGCGGGGGCAGGTGTTAGCGCAGCCGGGGAGTATTACGCCGCATACGAAGTATGAAGCGGAGGTGTATGTCCTCACCAAGGAAGAGGGGGGGCGGCACACGCCGTTTTTCAATGGGTATCGGCCGCAGTTCTACTTCCGCACGACGGACGTGACGGGGTCGGTGGCGTTACCGGAGGGGGTGGAGATGGTGATGCCGGGGGACAATACGCGGATGGTAGTTGAACTGCTAACCCCGATTGCGATGGATGAGGGGTTACGGTTTGCGGTTCGCGAGGGGGGGCGCACGGTAGGCGCTGGAGTCGTCACTAAAATCCTCCAGTGA
- a CDS encoding 50S ribosomal protein L18, giving the protein MARTNSRERARSLRQKRVRDQIHGTNVRPRLSIYRSGRHMYAQVISDESGTTVTSASTLSSELRGAAKKTATVDAAKEVGALIARKCQEKGISQVVFDRNGFLYHGRVRAVADGAREGGLQF; this is encoded by the coding sequence ATGGCACGGACAAACTCGCGAGAACGCGCTCGCTCTTTACGACAAAAACGTGTTCGCGATCAGATACACGGAACCAATGTACGTCCCCGGTTAAGCATTTATCGCAGTGGACGACACATGTATGCCCAAGTCATTTCTGATGAAAGTGGCACGACGGTGACGTCCGCTTCTACGCTCTCATCCGAATTGCGAGGAGCCGCTAAGAAGACTGCGACCGTTGACGCCGCCAAAGAGGTCGGTGCTCTTATTGCCCGCAAGTGTCAAGAAAAGGGCATCTCACAGGTTGTTTTTGACCGTAATGGTTTCTTATATCACGGCCGTGTCCGAGCAGTAGCAGATGGGGCACGCGAAGGCGGATTGCAATTCTAA
- a CDS encoding type Z 30S ribosomal protein S14, giving the protein MARTCLRVKAQRKPKFSVRQHNRCGLCGRPRAFYRRFRMCRICLRNYALKGQIPGLTKASW; this is encoded by the coding sequence ATGGCACGAACCTGTTTACGAGTTAAAGCTCAACGCAAGCCAAAATTCTCGGTCCGCCAACATAATCGTTGTGGTCTGTGCGGACGTCCACGGGCTTTCTATCGCCGCTTTCGCATGTGTCGCATCTGTCTGCGTAACTACGCGCTTAAGGGACAGATTCCTGGTCTTACTAAAGCGAGTTGGTAA
- a CDS encoding 50S ribosomal protein L23: MSKDLYSVLTAPLITEKSTLVNETGNQIIFRVRPEADKGTIKRAVETLFKVKVQKVHTIQYLGKQRRVGKSAGRRPAWKKAYVTLAEGNHIDFFEGA; encoded by the coding sequence ATGAGCAAAGATCTCTATTCGGTCCTCACAGCGCCGCTCATTACCGAAAAATCGACGCTCGTGAACGAGACTGGGAATCAGATTATTTTTCGTGTACGCCCTGAGGCGGATAAAGGGACAATTAAGCGAGCGGTCGAGACCCTGTTTAAAGTGAAAGTCCAGAAGGTTCATACAATTCAGTATTTGGGGAAACAACGTCGTGTCGGTAAGTCTGCAGGACGACGGCCCGCCTGGAAAAAAGCCTACGTTACCCTTGCCGAGGGCAATCACATCGACTTCTTTGAGGGGGCCTAG
- the rplE gene encoding 50S ribosomal protein L5, whose protein sequence is MAARLKEFYRQKVVSALKQELGYGNVMQIPRLVKIVVNMGLGDAVQNAKVLETGVAELTQITGQKPVVTKAHKSIANFKLREGVAIGCAVTLRGDRMYEFLDRLVSVALPRVRDFQGISDKSFDGRGNYSLGIREHVIFPEINIDKVEQVKGFTCSFVTTAQTDAEGRALLRALGMPFRS, encoded by the coding sequence ATGGCAGCACGTCTCAAAGAGTTCTATCGACAGAAAGTCGTTTCTGCTCTTAAGCAGGAGCTTGGCTACGGTAACGTGATGCAGATTCCGCGGCTCGTAAAGATCGTTGTGAACATGGGCTTGGGAGATGCAGTCCAGAATGCCAAGGTGCTTGAGACAGGGGTCGCTGAGCTTACACAAATCACGGGACAAAAACCTGTGGTGACAAAGGCTCATAAATCGATTGCTAACTTCAAGTTGCGCGAAGGCGTAGCGATTGGTTGTGCGGTCACATTACGGGGAGACCGCATGTATGAATTTCTTGATCGTCTCGTGAGCGTCGCTTTACCGCGCGTTCGCGATTTCCAGGGAATTTCGGACAAGTCGTTCGATGGACGTGGTAACTATTCGTTAGGTATTCGCGAACACGTTATCTTTCCTGAGATCAACATTGATAAAGTCGAACAAGTGAAAGGCTTTACGTGCTCCTTTGTAACCACAGCGCAGACGGACGCTGAAGGACGTGCGCTCTTACGTGCACTAGGGATGCCGTTTCGGAGTTAA
- the rpsC gene encoding 30S ribosomal protein S3 → MGQKVHPKGFRLGVIEGWESRWFAEKEYAPFLHDDIKVRNFIKKRLQHAGIAKVEIERAANKAKINIHTARPGIVIGKKGAEIEKLKTELAKLSDREVYLNIHEVRRPDLDAQLVAENVALQLERRVAFRRAMKESVARAIRMGAQGVKVRCSGRLAGAEIARTEWYREGRVPLHTIRADISYGVAEAKTTYGIIGVKVWIMRGEIITREEEQQRTAVSA, encoded by the coding sequence ATGGGGCAAAAAGTACACCCAAAAGGCTTTCGCCTGGGCGTTATTGAAGGATGGGAGTCGCGCTGGTTCGCAGAAAAAGAATACGCTCCTTTTCTGCATGACGACATCAAGGTTCGCAACTTCATCAAGAAACGTTTGCAGCACGCTGGGATCGCCAAAGTAGAGATCGAGCGAGCAGCGAACAAGGCGAAAATTAATATTCATACTGCTCGTCCAGGAATCGTGATTGGCAAAAAAGGTGCGGAGATTGAAAAACTCAAAACCGAACTTGCCAAATTATCAGATCGAGAAGTGTACCTGAACATTCACGAAGTTCGTCGCCCTGACCTTGATGCGCAGCTCGTCGCAGAAAACGTTGCGTTACAACTTGAACGTCGTGTCGCATTTCGTCGCGCGATGAAGGAAAGCGTGGCGCGTGCCATTCGTATGGGGGCACAAGGGGTCAAGGTGCGATGCTCAGGGCGATTAGCTGGAGCAGAAATTGCACGCACTGAGTGGTACCGTGAAGGGCGCGTCCCGCTCCATACGATTCGTGCAGACATCAGTTACGGCGTAGCTGAAGCAAAAACCACCTATGGCATCATTGGTGTCAAGGTGTGGATCATGCGAGGAGAGATCATCACTCGCGAAGAAGAGCAACAGCGGACAGCAGTGAGTGCCTAA
- a CDS encoding 50S ribosomal protein L22 gives MEARAVLRQVRISPQKGRLVADLIRGKQVEQAFAILQFTPKKAARLLAKTLRSAVANATDTQNVDPDKLYVKATYVDGGTTWKRFTPRAHGRATPIRKRTSHFTVIVEERE, from the coding sequence ATGGAAGCACGGGCAGTGTTGCGCCAGGTGCGCATTTCTCCGCAAAAAGGTCGCCTGGTTGCGGATCTTATTCGCGGCAAACAAGTCGAACAAGCGTTCGCCATCCTGCAATTCACACCGAAGAAAGCGGCACGATTGCTGGCAAAGACACTGCGCTCTGCGGTTGCGAATGCCACTGATACGCAGAACGTTGACCCTGATAAGTTATACGTCAAAGCGACGTACGTCGACGGTGGGACGACATGGAAGCGTTTCACTCCGCGGGCGCATGGTCGCGCTACACCAATCCGTAAGCGGACGAGTCATTTTACGGTTATCGTCGAAGAACGGGAGTAA
- a CDS encoding 30S ribosomal protein S12, with product MPTIQQLIRQGREQQKAKRTTPALQACPQRRGVCTRVYTTTPKKPNSALRKVARVRLTNGIEVTAYIPGIGHNLQEHSVVLIRGGRVKDLPGVRYHIIRGTLDSIGVQDRKQGRSKYGAKKPK from the coding sequence ATGCCGACGATTCAGCAGCTTATTCGTCAAGGAAGAGAGCAACAAAAGGCAAAACGCACGACACCCGCCTTGCAGGCCTGTCCGCAACGGCGAGGGGTATGTACACGTGTGTATACGACTACACCCAAGAAGCCCAATTCCGCCTTACGAAAAGTTGCTCGTGTACGTTTGACGAATGGCATCGAAGTCACAGCCTATATCCCAGGCATCGGCCACAACTTGCAAGAACACTCCGTCGTGCTTATTCGTGGTGGTCGAGTCAAAGACTTACCAGGTGTTCGTTATCACATCATTCGCGGCACACTGGATTCGATCGGAGTTCAGGACCGTAAACAAGGACGATCCAAATATGGAGCAAAGAAACCGAAATAG
- the rpsS gene encoding 30S ribosomal protein S19: MPRSVKKGPFVDDHLLKKVDALTSSGNKQVVKTWSRRSTIIPEMIGYTFAVHNGKKFVPVYVTENMVGHKLGEFSPTRTFYSHSGDRKGEVKKASAKG; the protein is encoded by the coding sequence ATGCCGCGCTCGGTAAAAAAGGGACCATTTGTCGACGATCATTTGCTGAAAAAAGTCGATGCACTTACTTCCAGTGGTAACAAACAGGTAGTGAAAACCTGGTCGCGACGTTCGACGATTATTCCTGAAATGATCGGCTATACGTTTGCGGTGCACAACGGTAAAAAATTCGTGCCGGTGTATGTCACCGAGAATATGGTCGGTCACAAACTGGGTGAGTTCTCTCCGACTCGAACCTTTTACAGTCACTCAGGCGACCGCAAAGGTGAAGTCAAGAAAGCGTCAGCAAAAGGATAG
- the rplN gene encoding 50S ribosomal protein L14: protein MIQVETILDVADNSGARKVRCVRVLGGTRRRYASIGDEIVVSIREAIPNAKVKKGDVMRAVIVRTAKEVGRPDGSYIRFDNNSAVLLDNQREPIGTRIFGPVARELRAKRFMKIISLAPEVL from the coding sequence ATGATTCAGGTTGAGACCATTTTGGACGTGGCCGACAACTCTGGCGCACGGAAAGTTCGCTGTGTACGCGTGCTCGGCGGGACGCGAAGACGTTACGCGTCAATTGGAGACGAGATTGTCGTTTCCATACGTGAAGCGATCCCCAATGCGAAGGTGAAAAAAGGGGATGTCATGCGAGCCGTTATCGTACGTACGGCCAAAGAAGTAGGGCGTCCGGACGGGTCGTATATTCGCTTTGATAACAACTCAGCTGTGTTGCTCGATAATCAACGTGAACCGATCGGAACTCGTATTTTCGGTCCTGTCGCCCGCGAGCTGCGAGCGAAGCGATTTATGAAGATTATCTCTCTGGCACCGGAAGTATTGTAA
- the rpsH gene encoding 30S ribosomal protein S8 — protein MCTDPISDLLTSVRNGLHAHKERVNVPWSRLKEAIIKVAIEEGFLKEYAKVEEQGRPQLRIWLKYDAAGKPVLRGVKRISKPSLRTYTGTNNIPLVQNGLGVNILSTSRGIMADREARKQHVGGEILCSLW, from the coding sequence ATGTGCACTGACCCCATATCTGATTTGCTGACCAGCGTTCGAAACGGTTTACATGCCCACAAGGAACGAGTGAATGTACCGTGGTCACGCCTCAAAGAAGCTATCATCAAGGTTGCTATTGAAGAGGGGTTTCTCAAAGAATATGCGAAAGTTGAAGAGCAAGGGCGCCCTCAGCTCCGTATTTGGCTCAAGTACGATGCCGCAGGGAAACCAGTGTTACGTGGAGTAAAGCGCATTAGTAAGCCGAGTTTACGAACCTACACAGGAACGAATAACATTCCCCTCGTGCAAAATGGGCTTGGGGTTAATATTCTATCGACTTCCCGCGGTATCATGGCTGACCGGGAAGCTCGAAAACAACATGTCGGTGGCGAGATTCTGTGTAGCTTGTGGTAA
- a CDS encoding 50S ribosomal protein L6: MAGIGRWPVPVPDKVKVSVQDGKIAAQGAKGQLEVAIDPCVSVEMKDGGIVVARSEETRRAKAIHGMTRKMIANMVEGVSKGFTRTLEISGVGYRAEAVGKVGVQFSLGYSHPILFQLPEGIQAKIERQTVITLEGIDKQLLGEVAVAIRRLRPPDPYKAKGIKYAEETIRRKAGKTAGAK; encoded by the coding sequence ATGGCAGGTATTGGACGCTGGCCAGTGCCGGTACCAGATAAGGTGAAGGTTTCCGTACAAGACGGAAAAATCGCCGCCCAGGGAGCGAAAGGGCAACTTGAGGTTGCGATTGACCCCTGTGTCAGTGTTGAAATGAAGGATGGCGGTATTGTCGTCGCGCGTTCTGAAGAAACGCGGCGAGCTAAGGCGATTCATGGCATGACGCGAAAGATGATTGCCAACATGGTCGAAGGGGTAAGCAAAGGCTTTACACGCACCCTTGAGATCAGCGGTGTCGGCTATCGAGCTGAAGCTGTGGGTAAGGTTGGTGTTCAGTTCAGTCTCGGCTATTCGCATCCGATTCTGTTCCAACTTCCGGAGGGGATCCAGGCTAAGATCGAACGCCAGACCGTCATTACGTTGGAAGGGATAGATAAGCAATTACTGGGTGAAGTCGCAGTTGCGATTCGGCGTCTGCGCCCACCTGATCCTTACAAAGCAAAAGGTATTAAGTACGCCGAAGAAACGATTCGTAGAAAGGCCGGCAAGACAGCTGGGGCGAAATAG
- the rplD gene encoding 50S ribosomal protein L4 — protein sequence MEGQAQRIPVLSPERETVGEVELPAEIAQQPAREHLLYEIVRMQRAGWRAGTAATKTRGFVSGGGKKPWRQKGTGRARSGSTRSPIWVGGGTIFGPQPRSYAYRLPKSARATALKAALADKHRTGTLFVVNDINLPEVKTKKMVEFLSRLQLGQSVLVVIAEANEQIERATRNIPWAKVLRCEGINVYDLLHYKQVLFTQAAFHKVNERLAA from the coding sequence ATGGAAGGGCAAGCGCAGCGTATTCCGGTGCTGTCGCCGGAAAGAGAAACTGTTGGTGAGGTAGAGCTACCTGCAGAGATCGCACAGCAACCCGCGCGTGAGCATCTGCTCTATGAAATAGTCAGAATGCAGCGTGCTGGCTGGCGTGCAGGAACTGCCGCAACGAAGACTCGTGGCTTTGTGAGTGGTGGAGGCAAGAAGCCCTGGCGACAAAAGGGAACTGGCCGAGCCAGATCTGGGAGCACGCGATCGCCTATTTGGGTTGGTGGAGGCACTATTTTTGGTCCGCAGCCGAGATCCTACGCTTATCGATTGCCAAAGAGTGCCCGGGCGACGGCGTTAAAGGCTGCTTTGGCGGATAAACATCGCACGGGAACGCTCTTTGTCGTCAACGACATCAATTTACCGGAAGTCAAAACCAAGAAGATGGTTGAGTTCCTCTCCCGCTTACAACTTGGACAGAGCGTACTGGTCGTCATTGCTGAAGCAAACGAGCAAATCGAGCGAGCGACCCGGAATATCCCGTGGGCGAAGGTGTTGCGATGTGAAGGAATCAACGTGTACGACTTGCTGCACTACAAACAAGTGCTCTTTACGCAAGCCGCATTTCATAAAGTAAACGAAAGGCTTGCGGCATGA
- a CDS encoding 50S ribosomal protein L3: MIGLIGKKLGMAQIFAPDGTLTPVTVIQAGPCTVVQKKTNERDGYSAIQLGFGKKKLQRATKPLIGHCKKANAEPFSVLREFRTDDVDQYEVGSAVTVASLFQPGEVVDVIGKTKGRGYTGVMKRHGMAGFPDGRGTHEYFRHGGSIGNRSFPGRIFKGKRMAGQYGNDRMTQLHLRVVEVRDDGNLLFVRGAVPGATGGIVLVRKAKVGKK; encoded by the coding sequence ATGATCGGTCTTATTGGCAAAAAACTAGGGATGGCGCAGATCTTTGCCCCTGATGGAACGCTCACTCCAGTAACGGTTATTCAAGCCGGACCGTGTACGGTTGTGCAAAAGAAAACCAACGAACGGGATGGATATTCAGCCATCCAACTGGGATTCGGCAAGAAGAAGTTACAGCGGGCAACAAAACCATTGATCGGACACTGTAAAAAAGCCAACGCAGAACCGTTTTCAGTGCTGCGTGAGTTTCGCACCGATGATGTCGATCAGTATGAAGTAGGGAGCGCTGTTACCGTCGCTTCTCTCTTTCAGCCGGGGGAAGTTGTTGACGTCATTGGTAAGACCAAAGGACGTGGGTATACCGGTGTCATGAAACGGCACGGCATGGCGGGCTTCCCTGATGGACGTGGGACACACGAGTACTTTCGTCACGGTGGGTCAATCGGGAACCGATCGTTTCCTGGCCGCATCTTCAAAGGCAAACGGATGGCTGGCCAATATGGCAACGATCGCATGACGCAGTTGCATCTTCGCGTCGTTGAAGTGCGAGACGATGGTAACTTATTGTTTGTCCGTGGTGCGGTTCCTGGGGCAACCGGAGGAATTGTCCTCGTACGCAAAGCAAAAGTAGGAAAGAAATAA
- the rpsQ gene encoding 30S ribosomal protein S17 translates to MAIVPGQKKERQGIVVSDKMDKTVVVMVERFVQHPVYKKYVRQRKKYKAHDPENRCHTGDQVTIVETRPLSREKRWLVRSILKSATAG, encoded by the coding sequence ATAGCTATCGTGCCAGGGCAGAAAAAAGAACGACAGGGGATTGTCGTTAGCGACAAGATGGATAAGACCGTGGTGGTTATGGTCGAACGCTTCGTCCAGCACCCTGTGTATAAAAAATATGTTCGGCAACGGAAAAAATATAAAGCTCACGATCCCGAGAACCGTTGTCACACCGGTGACCAAGTAACCATTGTCGAGACCCGGCCGTTGAGTCGAGAGAAACGCTGGCTGGTGCGCTCGATCCTCAAATCAGCAACTGCAGGATAA